atcggataaaagatgtggcttttatggcccttagaccctaaatcggagggtcggtctatatggcagctatatccaaatccagaccgatctcagccaaattaacgaaggatgtcgaagggcctaacaaaactcactgtcccaaatttcagcaaaatcgggtaataaatgtggcttttatgggcctaacaccataaatcggaggatcggtctatatggcagctatatccaaatctgaaccgatctgggccaaattgacaaaggatgtcgaagggcctaacaaaactcacttttccaaatttcagcaaaatcggataataaatgtggcttttatgggcctaagaccctaaatcggcggatcggtctatatgggggctatatgaagatatagtccgatatagcccatcttcgaacttaacctgcttatggacaaaaaaagaatctgtgcaaaatttcagctcaatatctcaatttttaaagactgtagcgtgatttcaacagacagacggacagacggacagacggacggacatgcctagatcgtcttagatttttacgctgatcaagaatatatatactttatagggtcggaaatggatatttcgatgtgttgcaaacggaatgacaaaatgaatatacccccatccttcggtggtgggtataaaaaaatttaaataatttgctacaaaaatatttgtttaataaattttctcagGTAGGGTTTGGCTACGTCTAAAAAGGGGAGCGGATATTTATCCGCCTGATGCCACTATGGTCATACACCTAAGACAGCAATTGGGTTGTTGTGATCTAgaaatatttggttgcccaaaaagtaattacggattttttaaaagaaagtaaatgcatttttaataaaacttattgtACTTAAAAGTAAACTCAAACCACTAAGTCAGGGATTccatgctatttacaaaatccctaattgttctcCATACCTAAGTCCTATGTCCACCCAAGTCGGTTCATGtcgggtattgtgtccccacctaagcccCGGTGCCTGCagcgaaagccggccaatgtAACAAGAAATATTCCAACGTCTTATCTTCTTCCACACCTTTCCTGCATAAATAAACTCATAAATGAACAATCCAACGTGTTCCTTTAGGATACCAAAAACCTTACTGATGTCCGATTTACTCCTTTTCAGTAATAGTTGCGTCttgttactattgggttgcccaaaaagtaattgcggatttttcatatagtcggcgttgacaaattttttcacagcttgtgactctgtaattgcattctttcttctttcagttatcagctgttacttttagcttgctttagaaaaaaagtataaaaaagtatatttgattaaagttcattctaagttttattaaaaatgcatttactttcttataaaaaatccgcaattactttttgggcaacccaatatttggatttccccataggactttcgtcgtcctaccgacagtttcacTGTTTCACAAGGCGTTCATTATCCACGACCTTAACTCGTACTATGTCACCCCAAAAGCCTTCGGATTGAACAAGTTTAtagacgacagtcctctggccttcactgccaaatcatttGCTCTTTCATTTTACCTTATCCAtacaatgcggattgtgccatcctaagACAAAGCgttcatctccttcttacactccaagactgtttgtgaccttaccgtcctggttcttATTTTCCTGATGGCCACAGTTTACTGTCctcaaagatgttcacacttgacgttctcgcgttaacaccacatcaCCTTACGCATTTCATGATCGGCCAGATCTCCGTCTGTGGTCAGGCACTCgataacagatctcagttcctaaATTTTAAATGTAGTCCCCAGTCCACTCcgtactctagctttgatccatccttgtaGCATTAACATTCAGATGGCAATATCAGAATTCCGTCAACCCAAAACTGTGTCACAGGCAGCAGTGCTTCGAACTCGACCTCAAATGTTGTCCCAGGTATCCGATCtgaaacctctttcattccttacaggtttcctatcgtcgcctcgattagaCCGCAACGGTGTGGACTGATTTTCAAATACGCCATATTCAGTTGGTTTTGAAGCGCATTTTTTTCTAATAACCCATGACTCTACTTTCTTAAACTGATGGTTATATGCTTGCGGGGGCGCCACAACTTTTAATCTACCCAGTCAAGATGTTTTCATGGCTCAAACTAAGGGTACATGAAGCAGAGTACCaagctgacataaaaatgttgcACCAAGTGTACAAACGGTACCATTTCCAAATGTATCACACATTTTAATACAATGTTCAATTCATATCAATTTATGAcatgttttttcttaaaataaaatttaatttttatagccaaCTGAGCATTTTCTTCTCAAAAACATTGAACCTTCTATTGATCGCTGCTTTAATTctctttcttcttttttcaGGTTATGGCCACATAAcaccaaaaaccacattgggtCAATCATTGACAATTGCCTATGCCATCATTGGTATACCCATATTCCTAATACTCTTGGCTGATTTTGGTAAACTCTTTACACGTATCATTAAATTCATGTGGGGTTATGTGCGTCGCCTCTACTACACGGGCACCTGTCGCAAGATACGCAAACAACAACAGCTGAGAGATGCCATGAATGGGGTTTCCATGGTCTACGATGCGGCCATAAGAAGGCCTAGTCAATTCTTTGGCATTACCGCCGAAAGCGATGTGGAATCACAAATGTCCGACATCAATAGATCTTCACATCCCGAGACACCTACATCACCCTATCCCGAGACCATAGTTGTGGATGATGAATTTAATTTACCCATATCGTTGGCCTCGCTACTGCTCATCACCTACATACTGTTGGGGGCCTTTGTCTATCACTTGTGGGAAGATTGGACCTATATGGAGTCTTTCTATTTTGTGTTCATATCCATGTCTACCATAGGCTTTGGTGATTTGGTGCCCGATCATCCCATCTTCATGATGTGCAGTATCATATATTTGGTCTTTGGCTTGGCATTGACCTCTATGTTCATTAATGTGGTGCAAATTAAACTGAGCGATACCTTTAAGGATGCCAGCGCCAAGATAGGAGCAACCATTGGCTTTGGGGTACCCAGTGAGTTGGGTGAAGAGGAATTGCAGACCGCCAAGACaccttccgatttggcttcggTGCATGGATCGCGTTTGGGAAAAATCGATGAAGCGGACAATGAACATTCACCACCACCCAGGCCCTTAACATCGATTTTAAGAACAAATCGTCCAAACTCTCCGGAAGGTCTAGATGATGAGACCATTGAAGTGGAGGTGGCACCACCACCACTATTGCCCAGGAGACAGGTATCGGTTGAATCACCCGAACCCCCAGCggataaaaagaaaaagagacgCTTTTTCAAATGAGTTAGGAGGTTGTAGAAACTAAGTGATACGATATCTGTAGCTAAGTAAGGAGACTCAGAGAAATATAGATTCTACAATAGCTTAATTTATTTCCTTAATTAATACTTAAAACAAAAGATGatgaattgaagaaaatttcaaggtgatATGAAAGATAAGAAATGCAATTTGGTTTtgtgaaaacagctgtttttgagttgaaacaaaatttttaaacagctgttttatagacaaaactgctgttttagatATAAAACAGCCGTTTtagtgttaaaaaaataaaaaagataaaaaatttgttttcgaaCAAAACCTTTATTTTGAAAAAGCTGATGTTTTAGAGTTAAACCAGCTGTTTTAAAGTTGAAACCGCTGTTTTGAGTTAAAACAGCTGTTTGTTTTCGCAAAACACTTTTGTTTTGACAAAACTGATGTTTTTGAGTTGAAACAGTTGCTTTTGAGTTTAAACAGCAGTTTTGACAAAACCGATGTTTTTGagtgaaaacagctgtttttgagttaaaacagctgtttttgagttaaaACAGCTGTTTCTGAGTGAAAATAGCTGTTTTTGTGTTAAAACAGCTATTTTGTGTTACAACAGCTGTTTTTAAgttaaaacagctgtttttaagttaaaacagctatttttaagttaaaacagctgtttttaaatttatatagtTTGTTCTCGCGAAAAACCTTTGTTATGACAAAACTGATGTTTTTGAGTTAAAACAGCTGTCTTTGAAGGAAATTTCGAGGTGATTGAAATgactaaaaaaattgcaatatggTTTGTGAAAACACTTGTTTTTGAGTTAAAACTGCTGTCTTctcacaaaaacatttttttgacaaaacCCATGTtttaaaacagctgtttttaaGTTAAGATAACTGTTTTTGAGTTTAAAGAGTTTGTTttcgcaaaaaaattttgttttttacaaaACTGATGTTTTTGAAGGAAATTTCAGGTGTTTAAAATGATAGAAAAATTGCTATTTGGTTTGTGAAAACAGTTGGTTTGGAGTAAAAACAGCTGTTTGTTTTGATACATTCGATGTTTTTGAGTTAAAATAACTGTTTTTGAgttaaaacagctgtttttaaGTTTAAGGAGTTTGTTTTCGCTAAAAAATCTTTGTTTTTACAAAACCGTAGTTTTTGTgttaaaacagctgtttttaagttaaaataagtatttttaagtttaaaaagtttgtttttgaaaaaaactttgttttgacAAAACTGATGTTTTTGagttaaaacagcagtttttgaaGGAAATTTAAAGTTgattaaaatgcaaaaaattgcaatttgatTTCTGAAAACAGTTGTTTTTAGgttaaaacagctgttttctcaaaaaacataGGTTTTGACAAAACCGATGTtttaaaacagctgtttttaaGTAAAGATAGCTGTTTTTGATGAGTTAAAAAAACAGTTTTCAGTCACAACAACTGTTTTGGGTTAAAACAGTAGTTCTAGTAAAAAAGCAGTTTTGAGTTAAAACACCTGTTTTTGAGTTAAAACAGATGTTTTTGAGTGGAATTAGCAGTTTGAGTAAAAACAGCTGGTTGTgaataaaaaaaactgtttgaGTGAAAACGCTGAATACAgctgatttttaatgaaaacgcCTCTTTTTGAAAGACAACACTTGTTTTTGGAAGAAAACGGCTGTTTTTGGTTTTGAGAAACTGTTGGTTTTGAGAATAAAgaggttatttttttaaaaaggtgTTTTTACTTGGTTTGGCAAAACCGATGTTTTTAAGTGAAAACAGATAGATGCTTTTTACTGAAAACACCTGTTTTTCAATGACAACTTCACAGTTGTTTTTGGATGAAAACGGgtctttttaaattaaaactgaTGGTTTTGTGTATAAAGAGGTTGGCTGGCTGTTAATAGAAACAGCAGATTTTTTGTTAATCGAGCATAGTGAAAACAgatggattttaataaaaacagctgttttagAAAGACAGCAGTTGTTGTTGGATGAAAATGGCTGTTTTTGGGTAAACACAGCTAGTTTTAAGTAAAAACAACTGTTGCTTAAAAAAGCTGGTTTTCACTAAAAACACACGTTTTTCTTCAACAcagctgtttttctgcaaaactatttttttttcttcgaaacAGCTGATTATTCTAAAACGCTGTTTTAGTAAAAATAGctttttttcttattaaaaatgctattTTGcgtgaaaacagctgttttgaaTGAATCTATGGATTTAGTGATTTGATTCGAAAGAAATCCAGGctataaaatatatttcaattaTTGAAAACAggtattttttagaaaaacattttGGTTCAATGAAAACAGCTGTCTTAGTTAAAACAACTGGTTGTGAATAAAaatagcagatttttttttcgcaatttttttagCGCATATAAATGTTGTTGATTGAAAGAAAGAAATCCAGGctataaaatatatttcaattaTTGAAAACAGGTATTTTTAAGAAAACcattttttcaatgaaaacagctagcagattttttttcccaatttttttaGTGCAAATAAATGTTGTTGATTGAAAACGGTTGATTTGATTTTAATGCAAACAGCTGATTCTCTTGATGAGAAACAGCTGTTTGCATAAAAAGGATAGATGATTTtgtaaaacagctgttttcattaAAAAGAACAGCTGCTTGAGTGAAACAGCTTGAGTAAATACAGCTAGTTCTAAGTAAAACCAAATGTGTTTGCGTTTAAACAGCTGTTTTTATTCAAAAgcgatgattttttttattaaaaaacttagccatcgtttttttttataaaaaaaacattggttTGGAATAAAAAAACGCTGTTTAAACGCAAATACATTTGGTTTTACTTAGAACTACCTGTATTTACCCAAAACCAGCTGTTTTACTCAAGCAGCTGTTCTTTTTAATGTAAACAGATGTTTATACTCAAAAACATTAGAACAGATctgttttgaataaaaacaCTTCTTTTTTTAGTAAAGACATCAGTTTGTGaaaaaaacagtttttaattaaaacacctgtttttaattaaaaaacccGTTTGTAATTAAAAAGCCTAATTAAAACacctgtttttaattaaaacacctgtttttaattaaaacacttgtttttaattaaaacacctgtttttaattaaaacacctgtttttaattaaaacacctgtttttaattaaaacacctgtttttaattaaaacacttttttcattttttttttttaatgtttttgaccaaaaacacctgttttttttaataaaaaaagctttttttagtaaaaaaaactgTTATTAAGGAAAAAGTAGGGTTTTCCTACTAAAAAGGCTGTTTTTAAGTGAAAACAgcagttttgaaaaatttgtggCATATGATTGTAAAAAATTCAGGTTGTACAAAAATAGTGATATTAGACACGAATTATTAAATTGGAGACAAAGAAGCCTAAAAACCTTTTATTAACGTCTGCACTTAAAGGCTATGCTTTCTTTCGCCAACTCAtcgaaatcagctgattttataaagggaaaatagaaTAGGAAAAATTGGCGAAAAGTTAGTGGTTTCGGCAAGTGATTTATTCTtagaataaaaatattcaatagaaaaaaattaacaaaattcatgaaaaacaaaaccaaatcaataatgtaaatcaaaaattttcaactaatAGTTGGCTATTACATAAATAACTAATAACATTCAGAAGTCATCTTCAACAGCGCCATCTGGTGTTAAGCAAAGAAAATAAAGTCGAATTTTTACAAAAGGGTacccaaaccaaaaaaaaaaaaaataaaatgcagcAACCAATATAGCTTTTTTACTTTGAATCTCTTGGAAATCTTCACTTCCTAGCCATGAAATTGCATATTTAATTCTTCACTCTTATATCTAACTAGTTTGATAAGctttaatttgaaattattaCATTTAAGATAAATGTTGCCATTATGGTCATAGTTTTTAAGTcacctttttgtttttgttacacTTGATTATTTATGTTTTAGTAATACGATAAAGACCTTTAAAACAAGTAAtgaataaatttataaaaagtttctcttaaaacaaaaaaccttaaattctGAAAAAGAATTGGTAGGGGAAACATTTGTTATGTATTTAATTGTATTCCTTAAATTAAGATTTGTTTAATGcaatttgtaaataaatttgattctttttctaaataaattaaaattgaaaaaaaaatcttttatttatgatttttttgcaATGCAGAGAAATAATTCAGGAAATAAAAGCAAAGTAAAAATCAGGGCTGGTTAATCTAAACTCGATTACTACCTGAGGGAGTATTTACCGCAAGTTCGAGTCGGGTTCGGTGTCGAAGAAAGCTTGCTCAACTCCGAATCTGACTTCGACTCCTTTATATTCTCTGAGTCCGATTTTGATTCCGGCTTCAAAATCTCAGTTTTGTTCCACCTGGCAGCCCTGATTTAAGGAGTAGTATTTGTTGGAAAGTACTTTACTAATATTTATAACCAATAGAGCGGATTGGTACTTCTACTACTAGAAGATATTACGACTTTTGCTACAAATTGTATGTCAAAGGTAAATTCCATATCAATTTAATTCTTTACTTCTGCTCTCACgccaacaaatttttatttctctccATAACTCATTTTTATATGCAAATAAGATAATAATTTTCTGGGTATTTTTAGAGCCatattgtaaatattttaaagcCTTTCTCCACCAAGTTCTAGTTTAGAGCATTCCTATAATTGGccttatttgaaattcagaggACAAAATGTTTGCTTATGTTACTCTGTACTAACCATAAGTGTAGTAGTAGAAACCAACCACATGCctaattgcatattcaattcaCAGCAAAAAGCCCTGGCAGTTGAGTGCATCACGGCCTAGCAGGAAGCACAAAAAATGGGTAGTTTGGCGAACGTGGTTCGGTATAGCAGACAATGCGACTGCATCACCTGAAACATTGCTCTAAGGCAGCctatagtacaaaatttcaccatgAACATGGTTTACGTGATAGTAGAGGTATTTACTAAAGTGGATTTTTTGGTCGATGACGGCGATGGGGCAACATACTTTTCGCGGCAATAAAAACCAAACCCATTGCAACATTTTTTGGGAGTTTAAAagatattggacaataatgGATTTATTGAAAGGTTGCATGACATTTAGCATGACTAGGAAGGTTGATAATGCTGATGCTGTGTCTAAGGTTGCTGTAAGAATATTATAATTTAAGCAGCTTAATTTTTTCAGAATAAAAATACGTTGTCAATAGaaatgctctaaatactaaataaatatatataaaatgttgTATAAATTGGACATGCAAAGGTGGAACTTAGGCGATCATATAAAGAGAAATAAGGTGGTTTTGGGTTGAAGTGCGTTGAGTTGCAGTCTCCAACACACTCACTTACAATTGTAGttctttgtgataccacagtaccctgcaaacattttcgatcGCCAAACCATCTTCCTCGAATCTTCTAGATGAAGGTTATGCTCGCGGACGAGCTCGTCTAAGAGTCGTACATGATTCCCCAATCGTGAGGAGTTGTGTCCTCAAgacgaatcttctggaagaaTGTTCCGGGAATCATTCATATGAGTTGTTTAAGAGTACGCTAGAATATTCTTGGAAGATCTTAAGACGATTAACAAATGAGATTTATAAAAAACTCTTCTAGAAGTGTTGCGCATTACCCGCCtggacgagtaacaaataagtgttttggaatatttattaagtTTTGCTCTAAAAAGTGTTGGGAATTTTTCGCTTAGCTATAAAAAGGCATACCAAGATAAGTTGTTTATCAAAAACGTAACAACTacgaaaaactcaaaaaaaatctttgtacTACTTGTCATATAAGTACCAATCGTTATATAAGCCCAATGAGAATTCTGTTTGGTGTTGTGGAAGAtgtccactcaaaacaaaacatcgaataacaaaaaaaaaaaaaaacacaagtacTAAACGCATCagacttgaaaataaaaaaaaatgtgtaggCCAGAGGAtctccgtcaataaacttggttagcccgaagccttcggggttaagagcgtgggcgacaaatgcgcatgtaaccctgtggaacagcaaaacagtcggtaggacgacgaaattTCCAtgtggagatccggatcgttagaagacgaggctataactgaaagaatgtaagaaggaggtcagtatagctttcggtattccAACgagatacataggactacaagctcacttatgcaaaataggtgcggtAAGTGGAaatatgtgtagggcatgtgggaaagttGAAgtgacgttggagtatttcctatgtcattgcccggctatggcggctaacagacacaggcacttagatggggacacattGCAAGACATGAACCAGCTTAGCGGTGTGCTATGGTAAATAAGTAGAGATttggtaagtagcacggaattcctgacttagatttctttttcgaggttacttgttaatatttagAACGCACAGCAAGCTGATTGGTGgctcaggtgtatgtccataatggcatggggcggattaacatgcGGGGTGCATCCtgttttcaacttaaccttacCAATTATGCGATCTTTAGTACTATTTCTGCTTGGCTGCTTATGTGCACTATACAGATGTGCGAATCAAAAATTATCTAAATTCAAATATATCCCACCAAACTTTTTAGTTTTGaaagcaattttttggtatttaattttttttataccctccaccataagatggggggtatactaatttcgtcattctgtttgtaactactcgaaatattcatctgagaccccataaagtatatatattcttgatcgtcgtgaaattttatgtcgatctagccatgtccgtccgtctgtccgtccgtccgtccgtccgtccgtccgtctgtctgtcgaaagcacgctaacttccgaaggagtaaagctagccgcttgaaattttgcacaaatacttcttattagtgtaggtcggttggtattgtaaatgggccatatcggtccatgttttgatatagctgccatataaaccgatcttgggtcttgacttcttgatcctctagagtgcgcaattctaatccgattggaatgaaattttgcacgacgtgttttgttataatatccaacaactgtgccaagtatggttcaaatcggtccataacctgatacagctgccatataaaccgatcttgggtcttgacttcttgagcctctagagtgcgcaattcttatccgattggaatgaaattttgcacgacgtgttttgttacgatatccaacaactgtgccaagtatggttcaaatcggtccataacctgatatagctgtcatataaaccgatcttgggtcttgacttcttgagcctctagagggcgcaattcttatccaatttgaatgaattgccaaagggcgcaattcttattcgaattggctgacattttacataggtctccaacatgtaataatataataatagcagagcaaatcttttcttttatccttttttacctaagaagagatgccgggagaagaactcggcaaatgcgatccatggtggagggtatgtaagattcggcacggccgaacttagcacgcttttacttgttttattttaacattATCTCTAGCTACTTGAGCCGATTATGGTATATTTTCTTCAAGTTGTTGGCTACAAAGTCTTCATTTAGATCaagtcttttttattttatctatgTTCTGTAGTTTATTTCTCGTTATTGAAGCTCACGCAATGGTTCAAGAAAACCCACTTCTCAAATCTCTTTACTCATTGTTATGGGTTCAACTTGCTCTCTTTAATTTGATGTCACTGTCAAATTGTTTAAACCTCTCATAATCTTAACaaggcaacaacaataacaacacaaCACGCACGTTGGTTTAccgaaatcataacaaacacaGCAGCACACACACAAACGTACACGACAAAAATGCCAAACACTGCCTGCATAACCCACCACGAGGGGTTTTTTTTCCGCAACATTAAGGTTTCCGATAAATTAGCCGATTAAAATGCcggtttttgcaaatttcaccTTATTATAATATGATGCATCTCTTAACCttgattttactgaaaatattttaataattaaataagAGTTTAACACTTTTTGAAACGAATTACTAAAGACATTGACAATTTGCACGCGAACCGTTTAATGATTTAATAACCACTGAACAATGAGTGAGTAGATATGTAAAGCAATCAGGTGGTTGGTGAAggagatgttgttgttgttgtggtttatATGTTGTGGTGAAAATGTCAACATTGTTAGTAAAGCATTATGGGTTTTTAGATAATAAAAGTGGTGGAATGCTTTAAGATGAATATATCCTCCCCTTAGCATAAAAACATGTAAGTAACAACATATGAAAACGTACTAAGTTCATCCGAGTCGAATCTTGGGTAACCACAACCATGGATTACACGTATTAActaacaccggtattcacaaaacttgaaACAGTTTTATAGTAGGTTTTTtatagttctataaaggaaaccTGTCAAAGAAGCCTGCTTTAACGCTACTAAAGGGGGCCAGGTAACCGAGTTGATAGCGTGTTCAGAGAGCCAGTGCgggggtcatgggttcgattcccaccagaggccttggtctgtcgctattgtgatatcacaatggacttaaaattgtctaagtgagtttgtaaaggactgccactcttacctaatccTCACCAAACGCTACTTTAAGTTTTGTTAATATGGGCATAAGTTATTATCTGGGTTAGTTTGGAATATATAAGTGTATCTcacatttcatctaaatcggataaaaattgaggcataAACAGACTTAAGAACTTAAATCCCAGAATAGGTTTATGTAGGGCTTGTGAACTTAACAGGACGGGATTTGCTACAAGCATTTCaagcttccagcggctcaatcAAATCTCGGTAgcagtttatatggaggctatatctttCAACGGTTTTATCTGGGAGAGATTTGATGTGGGTGTTGGAGGGTATGAAAGTAGttcacataccaaatttcattcaaatcggatatgttTCTGGGGTTTCAAGAAAATAAATCTCgtaatcggtttaaatggtggctatatcaatttatggaccTTTTTAGGAGTGAGTTGGTATGCTGGTTGAAGGGTATAAACTTACTtcact
The genomic region above belongs to Stomoxys calcitrans chromosome 5, idStoCalc2.1, whole genome shotgun sequence and contains:
- the LOC106081228 gene encoding potassium channel subfamily K member 4 isoform X2, giving the protein MSQSTITPPPAPHPPSRFPNRPPRIFIRNPHSNNGSAVGSMPPTAATAAPYTAQTNNTLGANSAAGAPYWPQYANPFAAGNFMAKGFEGFVDFTKSGMSFGEKFTYNMYNKLSKWSKKWFTHIFLLTVVALYTVGGALLFKAVESRQEQTEHINTHDEQKKLFAALKTLAEDHELRKYSPGEFDGKVIRTLRNHQSGVESLLNNNKTMEELAAPTTKWSFWNAMFFCSTIYTTIGYGHITPKTTLGQSLTIAYAIIGIPIFLILLADFGKLFTRIIKFMWGYVRRLYYTGTCRKIRKQQQLRDAMNGVSMVYDAAIRRPSQFFGITAESDVESQMSDINRSSHPETPTSPYPETIVVDDEFNLPISLASLLLITYILLGAFVYHLWEDWTYMESFYFVFISMSTIGFGDLVPDHPIFMMCSIIYLVFGLALTSMFINVVQIKLSDTFKDASAKIGATIGFGVPSELGEEELQTAKTPSDLASVHGSRLGKIDEADNEHSPPPRPLTSILRTNRPNSPEGLDDETIEVEVAPPPLLPRRQVSVESPEPPADKKKKRRFFK